One window of Triticum dicoccoides isolate Atlit2015 ecotype Zavitan chromosome 5A, WEW_v2.0, whole genome shotgun sequence genomic DNA carries:
- the LOC119299561 gene encoding uncharacterized protein LOC119299561, whose amino-acid sequence MVLEDESSDDHSSPPYMHSSSTDGLNEVPFTIEDPDYKGLELDVMCPCEKHGMASERLVAFEGTDTGRRFLACAQSEGSNCGFVEWVDHQWPPTMQNALLKLWAMVEDAKSARVNDNLENSFTIHHLTEEKNKLEANYDKLVQDVHELMNFQEDKVVDFRHLQSAIIYQQEVRKELTDDMKAKMAKKDAETQQLTQKYEVLLNLTRAQATVIQNLKLNKMKEKQVLPEASMNLELKNAELTKC is encoded by the exons atggttTTGGAGGACGAAAGCAGCGACGACCATTCTAGCCCCCCGTACATGCATTCTTCCTCCACAGACGGTCTGAACGAG GTTCCTTTCACCATTGAAGATCCAGATTACAAGGGGCTTGAGCTGGATGTGATGTGTCCATGTGAGAAGCACGGCATGGCATCTGAGAGGCTTGTTGCCtttgaaggaacagacacaggcagGAGGTTTTTAGCATGTGCACAGTCG GAAGGTAGCAATTGTGGCTTTGTTGAATGGGTTGATCACCAGTGGCCCCCAACAATGCAGAATGCATTGTTGAAGCTATGGGCAATGGTTGAAGATGCCAAAAGTGCTAGGGTGAATGACAATCTTGAGAATTCTTTCACTATCCACCATCTGacagaagagaagaacaagctgGAGGCCAACTATGACAAGCTAGTCCAAGATGTGCATGAGCTGATGAACTTCCAGGAAGATAAGGTGGTGGATTTCAGGCATCTGCAGTCTGCCATTATATATCAGCAGGAGGTAAGAAAAGAACTGACTGATGATATGAAGGCAAAGATGGCAAAGAAAGATGCAGAGACCCAGCAACTTACTCAGAAGTATGAGGTGCTGCTCAACCTGACAAGAGCTCAAGCAACAGTCATTCAGAACTTGAAGTTGAACAAAATGAAAGAGAAGCAAGTGCTTCCTGAAGCTAGTATGAATTTGGAGCTGAAGAATGCAGAGCTAACTAAGTGTTAG
- the LOC119301646 gene encoding uncharacterized protein LOC119301646, translating into MILELKVRKLGSGLLQYQKKTWARHAFDTNCKTDLVVNNLSEVFNKYILDVRRKPIRTMCDGIKDKQMVRWHMKRESVKEARWEITPHYSEKLEIEKERARYCKPIQAGVNLWQVTSGQQTHAVNLELETCGCRKWDLSGIPCNHAISAINKAKRKPEDYVSKFFKKDFYAAAYEPMIFPVPGEHDWTRTPGPDIEPPAFKIKRGRRKEKRIKGKFEVPKPKETSRMGTITCGNCGLQGHRYTNCLKQLKPELALRKNKHVANPSTSQPRAAGPSTAPTARQPRPAASAPTPPSSARRGAGRGRGAATSTTTPPSGRGRGAGRGRGAATSTTPPPSGRGAGRGRGRAGRGAPMPFIAPRQYADIPTDGTHTGWMSYFTASMGGGGAM; encoded by the exons ATGATCTTAGAGCTGAAAGTGAGGAAGCTTGGGAGTGGCTTACTGCAATACCAAAAAAAAACATGGGCAAGGCATGCATTTGACACAAACTGCAAGACTGACTTGGTAGTGAACAACTTGTCAGAGGTGTTCAACAAGTACATTCTAGATGTTAGGAGAAAACCTATAAGGACAATGTGTGATGGGATAAAAGATAAGCAGATGGTGAGGTGGCACATGAAGAGAGAGAGTGTAAAGGAAGCAAGATGGGAGATAACACCTCATTACAGTGAGAAGCTAGAGATTGAGAAGGAGAGGGCCAGATACTGCAAGCCAATACAGGCAGGGGTCAACTTATGGCAAGTTACAAGTGGGCAGCAAACACATGCTGTCAACCTGGAACTTGAGACTTGTGGATGCAGGAAGTGGGACCTTAGTGGCATACCTTGCAACCATGCCATCTCTGCAATAAACAAGGCTAAAAGGAAACCAGAGGATTATGTCAGCAAATTCTTCAAGAAAGATTTTTATGCTGCAGCTTATGAACCAATGATCTTTCCTGTGCCTGGTGAGCATGATTGGACAAGGACCCCTGGTCCAGACATAGAACCACCTGCATTCAAAAtcaagagaggaagaaggaaagaaaagaGGATCAAGGGCAAATTTGAAGTACCAAAGCCAAAAGAAACTTCAAGAATGGGGACCATAACATGTGGCAATTGTGGTCTCCAAGGGCATAGGTACACAAACTGTCTTAAACAGTTGAAGCCTGAGCTAGCTTTGAGGAAGAATAAGCATGTG GCTAATCCAAGTACCTCACAGCCAAGAGCTGCTGGTCCTTCTACTGCACCAACAGCAAGACAACCAAGACCTGCTGCTTCTGCTCCTACACCACCATCATCTGCAAGAAGAGGagctggcagaggaagaggagctgcTACTTCTACTACAACACCACCatctggaagaggaagaggagctggcagaggaagaggagctgcTACTTCTACTACACCACCACCATCTGGAAGAGGAGCTGGCAGAGGCAGAGGAAGAGCTGGAAGAGGTGCTCCAATGCCATTCATTGCCCCAAGGCAATATGCTGACATTCCTACTGATGGCACACACACTGGATGGATGTCCTACTTCACTGCTAGCATGGGAGGTGGAGGAGCCATGTAA